A genomic window from Nicotiana sylvestris chromosome 11, ASM39365v2, whole genome shotgun sequence includes:
- the LOC104217821 gene encoding splicing factor 3B subunit 6-like protein has product MAAISLRKGNTRLPPEVNRVLYVRNLPFNITSEEMYDIFGKYGAIRQIRIGTNKDTRGTAFIVYEDIYDAKTAVDHLSGFNVANRYLIVLYYQQAKMSKKFDQKKKEEELQKLQEKYGVSTKDK; this is encoded by the exons ATGGCGGCGATAAGTCTCAGAAAGGGAAATACCCGGCTACCCCCGGAGGTGAACAGGGTGCTATATGTTCGGAACCTTCCGTTCAACATAACGAGCGAGGAGATGTACGATATATTCGGCAAGTACGGTGCTATTAGGCAGATTCGCATCGGCACAAACAAGGATACCCGTGGTACTGCTTTCATCGTCTACGAGGATATTTACGATGCTAAAACCGCCGTCGACCACCTCTCCGGCTTCAATGTCGCTAATCG ATACTTGATAGTTCTGTATTACCAGCAAGCGAAGATGAGTAAGAAATTTGaccagaagaagaaggaggaagaGTTACAGAAGCTTCAGGAGAAGTACGGTGTTTCCACCAAAGATAAGTGA
- the LOC104217820 gene encoding 26S proteasome non-ATPase regulatory subunit 7 homolog A, protein MDVIKSQQISARPIEKVIVHPLVLLSIVDHYNRVARDTRKRVVGVLLGTSFKGTVDVTNSYAVPFEEDDRDPSIWFLDHNYHESMFSMFRRINAKEHVVGWYSTGPKLRENDLNIHGLFNDYVPTPVLVIIDVQPKELGIPTKAYYAVEEVKENATQKSQKVFVHVPSEIAAHEVEEIGVEHLLRDVKDTTISTLATEVTGKLAALKGLDARLQEIRSYLDLVIDGKLPLNHEILYHLQDVFNLLPNLNVAELVKAFSVKTNDMMLVIYLSSLIRSVIALHNLINNKMLNKEHEKAEDSKPLAVPTAAGS, encoded by the exons ATGGACGTAATCAAGTCGCAGCAAATATCAGCTCGGCCGATTGAGAAAGTGATAGTACATCCGCTGGTACTTCTGAGCATCGTAGACCACTATAATAGAGTTGCGAGGGACACCAGGAAACGTGTTGTTGGGGTTTTGCTTGGGACTTCTTTCAAAGGCACCGTTGATGTTACCAATAGCTATGCAG TGCCCTTTGAAGAGGATGACAGGGACCCAAGTATCTGGTTTCTTGACCATAACTATCATGAATCAATGTTTTCCATGTTCCGTAGGATAAACG CCAAGGAGCATGTTGTCGGCTGGTATAGCACTGGTCCAAAACTTAGGGAAAATGACCTGAACATCCATGGGCTTTTTAATGA CTATGTCCCCACTCCAGTCTTGGTTATAATTGACGTCCAGCCCAAGGAGCTAGGAATACCAACTAAGGCATACTATGCAGTTGAGGAAGTTAAAGAG AATGCAACTCAAAAAAGCCAGAAGGTGTTTGTGCATGTACCTTCAGAAATTGCTGCTCATGAAGTTGAAGAAATTG GTGTTGAGCACTTGCTAAGGGATGTGAAAGATACTACAATCAGTACTCTTGCAACTGAG GTAACTGGGAAACTGGCAGCTTTGAAGGGATTGGATGCTCGACTTCAAGAGATACGAAGTTATCTAGATCTTGTCATTGATGGGAAGCTTCCTTTGAACCATGAGATTCTATACCATTTGCAG GATGTCTTCAACCTACTGCCAAATCTAAATGTTGCTGAATTAGTTAAAGCATTTTCAG TGAAGACGAATGATATGATGTTGGTCATATACCTATCTTCACTTATCCGAAGTGTAATTGCTCTCCATAACTTGATCAACAACAAG ATGCTTAACAAGGAACATGAAAAGGCTGAGGATTCAAAGCCTCTTGCAGTGCCAACTGCAGCTGGAAGCTAA